Proteins from one Bacteroidota bacterium genomic window:
- a CDS encoding PKD domain-containing protein, which translates to MSKYIGQTGMVFLLLLFCSSFLYSQEVFLSVSGNKALVKETGDNTHQYDFWIKPELTARNATLHIFDAGLGGVADIILGTMETKTTFELIPFDALYTYSNGKLSVTAKTAKANVKLTTLDEQQYYNRWKKFTTLDQSSKNGWILRVRGGDGNDVNSFQLIVADSNSVTSLRTDWSILAIDLSVCLYRVPPTAEMQLRPFQPLDNTISSFVSMGEEQVHVGVRDEFGNYSTLPVANRFFLSTLPNGMKNSWGLTITGSPLKVNNLVIKGATSLILWDLKPTIVRQPQKPSIDAVQLAGPACNSVVLALNEATKKNLFGGLPKWSYGKTIIEKDSAEIDFQKPGKNFVSVYIPTRGMYFPKYWEQQISVVVNAAPKAIITADKLIAAPGEIITLSSESSSDPENASLSYQWFVNGEFRGDEKILTLSSLLPTTYDVKLVVNDGAPNSSCTEAATEQKIRINAQPYVDVNFRTIFGRSTAVPFVVENDADNDNDELDFLWTGSGIVGPNKGNSISIKQDKAGTYSLTLTANDRTNTSNSTFTQTISYRVNAEPLPSFDLIKQAAPGDTLNIRASAIDEDNNSIAFSWSSTAGHSLTGEQTAIAFSSPGNYSITLTADDGENVENSVQSITRDIHINAPPMPAITAERRSTSARQKISAEKTTDADQKELVHTWDFGDGTTGIGKNVVHEYQQSGRYTITLTVDDRQRQTNSIQKTTHELAINRYPTAQFSLPTKWEPTRPLQVDGSRSSDPDGSIAEYKWFVNGKEVATGANPSITFAEAGDYAVALKVKDNSGFDDAVAIKTIPIHINYPPIVRWKMIPEVAEPGVAVTFDASGSTDKETKKLTTARWSFSDGTTAEGMKITKTFLRSGTITVNTVVNDESGFANSAQSLQKNILVNASPLIVTKTLIKTNSRRILLDASQSYDIDKHAVNFEWLLPDRTRVNKAAFTWDAPSGGVHFITLTANDGQGRKNSITRETIKILVNRPPVAVVDSLVYSCTGQTILFNGSLSYDPDGDAVSTKWDFGDGAASTETNPAHTYKTPGYYTVKLLLDDGFADQPTTATIPIIVEGSPVAYQTFIDTTICVNVPLEFDGTRSIDPNGPIGSYTWDFGDGINSLGSKVSHAYTKAGTYFVTLTVVGSGSGRCSKVSQITSSIHVIEGPTANFIMPERVSIGELVKIDPALSKPNGTVSAVRWKLGKDTSINAASLNQIQYRFMKAGTYEIELVINIQSTSNCNTAMLMKKIIVNEPPIIVWNIPTDAALGDQLALDASHSSDNDGIIAQYDWKIDGKKIGTTPIVTAANLSAGTHTVDLMITDNSQTASQSVSKQTTVRINSKPNPVFSLPELLYEDEIITLKPEIRTDADGDALKFSWRVNGTVVSPDSVRFSAGRMIVTLTADDGRNVRNSVDSVQKEFFVIAKPNLEIEYPKEWIIGTEINANQLYGNGMINFLINNRSESSWKPMTSGKQSTAIAWTPKEKPLAQTSFDIMAWDSLRFSEKPETQNIIWNPSNPTVILHAPNVNRPDNANIIYEWRKGKDSFGVGKVVDGLLNKGKNVFTVRAIDQDIQGAHPVEIDVVVNCEY; encoded by the coding sequence TTGTCTAAATATATTGGACAAACAGGAATGGTATTTTTACTCCTGTTATTCTGTTCTTCATTTCTGTATTCACAAGAAGTGTTTCTTTCCGTTTCCGGGAATAAAGCACTCGTGAAAGAAACCGGTGACAATACCCATCAATATGATTTTTGGATCAAGCCCGAACTTACTGCAAGGAACGCAACGTTACACATTTTTGATGCAGGTTTAGGCGGAGTTGCGGATATTATTCTGGGAACAATGGAGACAAAAACGACATTTGAACTTATTCCGTTCGATGCGTTATATACATATTCAAATGGAAAACTTTCCGTTACCGCAAAAACTGCAAAAGCAAATGTAAAACTGACAACACTGGACGAACAACAATACTACAATCGCTGGAAAAAATTTACAACACTCGATCAGTCCTCCAAGAATGGGTGGATTCTCCGGGTTCGCGGTGGCGACGGAAACGACGTCAACAGTTTTCAATTGATTGTAGCAGATTCAAATTCTGTTACATCCCTTCGTACTGATTGGTCTATCCTCGCGATTGATCTCTCTGTCTGTTTATACCGTGTGCCGCCAACAGCGGAAATGCAGCTTCGTCCTTTTCAACCTCTTGACAATACAATCTCATCGTTTGTATCGATGGGTGAAGAACAGGTTCATGTTGGTGTTCGGGATGAATTCGGAAATTATTCAACACTTCCGGTGGCAAATCGGTTCTTTCTGTCAACACTTCCCAATGGAATGAAAAACAGCTGGGGATTGACGATCACTGGTTCTCCTCTTAAAGTGAACAATCTAGTGATTAAAGGAGCCACCTCTCTCATTCTGTGGGATCTCAAACCGACCATTGTCCGTCAACCGCAAAAGCCATCCATCGATGCAGTGCAATTAGCTGGTCCAGCTTGCAACAGCGTGGTACTTGCATTGAATGAAGCAACAAAGAAGAATCTTTTTGGCGGATTACCAAAATGGAGTTATGGAAAAACCATCATCGAAAAAGATTCCGCTGAAATTGATTTCCAAAAGCCCGGGAAGAATTTTGTTTCGGTATACATTCCCACGCGCGGCATGTATTTTCCGAAATATTGGGAACAACAGATTTCCGTTGTTGTGAATGCCGCACCGAAAGCGATCATCACCGCGGATAAACTCATCGCAGCACCGGGAGAGATCATAACACTCTCTTCCGAATCATCTTCCGATCCGGAAAATGCATCGTTGTCGTATCAATGGTTTGTCAACGGAGAATTTCGCGGCGATGAAAAAATTCTTACTCTCTCCAGTCTTTTGCCGACAACCTACGATGTTAAACTTGTGGTCAACGACGGCGCCCCGAACTCCTCCTGCACCGAAGCAGCGACTGAACAAAAGATCCGCATCAACGCACAACCGTATGTTGATGTGAATTTCAGAACGATCTTTGGGCGATCAACTGCAGTTCCGTTTGTTGTGGAAAATGATGCGGATAATGACAATGATGAGCTTGACTTTCTTTGGACAGGCAGCGGTATTGTCGGACCGAATAAAGGAAATTCGATTTCAATTAAACAAGATAAAGCCGGAACATACTCGCTCACATTAACTGCAAACGATAGAACAAACACTTCGAACTCCACTTTTACGCAGACGATATCATACCGAGTAAATGCGGAACCACTCCCATCGTTTGACCTGATAAAGCAGGCGGCTCCGGGAGATACACTGAATATACGAGCATCTGCAATTGATGAAGATAATAATTCCATAGCGTTCTCTTGGTCATCCACTGCTGGACATTCATTGACCGGTGAACAGACAGCAATCGCGTTTTCTTCGCCGGGAAACTATTCCATCACCCTCACGGCTGATGACGGCGAAAATGTTGAAAATTCTGTTCAATCCATCACCCGTGATATTCACATCAACGCGCCGCCAATGCCGGCGATTACTGCGGAGCGACGCTCGACATCCGCACGGCAAAAAATTTCCGCAGAGAAGACAACCGATGCCGATCAAAAAGAACTTGTGCATACATGGGATTTTGGTGACGGCACAACGGGAATCGGAAAAAATGTTGTGCATGAGTATCAACAAAGTGGAAGATACACCATCACTCTTACAGTGGATGATCGACAACGACAAACAAACAGTATCCAAAAAACTACGCATGAGTTAGCGATCAATCGTTATCCCACTGCGCAGTTCTCTCTTCCAACAAAATGGGAACCGACGCGTCCTCTGCAGGTTGATGGTTCACGCAGCAGCGATCCCGATGGATCAATCGCAGAATATAAATGGTTTGTTAATGGGAAAGAGGTTGCTACAGGAGCAAATCCTTCCATTACGTTTGCTGAAGCGGGAGATTATGCCGTTGCCCTAAAAGTAAAAGACAATTCCGGATTTGACGACGCTGTTGCGATTAAAACAATTCCCATCCACATCAACTACCCGCCAATAGTCCGGTGGAAAATGATTCCGGAAGTTGCTGAACCGGGTGTTGCTGTAACGTTTGATGCAAGCGGATCAACAGATAAAGAAACGAAAAAACTGACAACCGCCCGCTGGAGTTTTTCCGACGGAACGACTGCCGAAGGGATGAAAATAACAAAAACATTTTTACGTTCAGGGACAATCACCGTTAATACTGTCGTTAATGACGAATCCGGATTTGCCAATTCCGCACAATCGCTCCAAAAAAATATACTTGTAAATGCATCACCTCTCATTGTCACTAAAACATTGATCAAAACAAATTCTCGCCGCATTCTTCTTGATGCAAGTCAGAGTTATGATATCGATAAGCATGCCGTGAATTTTGAATGGCTCCTTCCTGATAGAACACGCGTCAATAAAGCAGCGTTCACCTGGGATGCGCCATCAGGAGGTGTTCATTTTATTACATTGACCGCAAATGATGGACAGGGGCGAAAGAACAGCATCACGCGAGAAACGATAAAGATTCTTGTCAACAGACCTCCTGTTGCTGTGGTTGACTCACTTGTTTATTCGTGTACCGGGCAAACAATTCTGTTTAACGGCTCACTCTCTTACGATCCCGACGGAGATGCAGTCTCAACAAAATGGGATTTCGGTGATGGTGCGGCATCCACAGAAACAAATCCTGCGCACACATATAAGACACCCGGATATTACACAGTAAAATTATTGTTGGATGACGGTTTTGCAGATCAACCAACAACGGCAACAATTCCAATCATTGTCGAAGGTTCTCCCGTCGCGTATCAAACATTTATCGATACGACCATTTGCGTTAATGTCCCCTTGGAATTTGACGGAACACGGAGCATCGATCCAAACGGACCGATCGGTTCGTATACGTGGGATTTTGGGGATGGAATAAATTCGCTTGGTTCTAAAGTTTCCCATGCTTACACAAAAGCCGGAACATATTTCGTTACACTGACAGTAGTTGGAAGCGGCAGCGGAAGATGCAGCAAAGTCAGTCAAATAACTTCTTCGATTCATGTAATCGAAGGGCCAACGGCAAACTTCATTATGCCGGAGCGTGTCAGCATTGGAGAACTGGTGAAGATTGATCCAGCCCTTTCCAAACCAAATGGAACTGTCTCCGCCGTACGATGGAAACTGGGAAAAGACACAAGCATCAACGCTGCTTCGTTAAACCAAATTCAATATCGATTTATGAAAGCGGGAACATACGAAATTGAATTGGTAATCAATATTCAATCGACATCAAACTGCAATACGGCGATGCTGATGAAAAAAATCATCGTCAATGAACCACCGATTATTGTTTGGAATATCCCGACCGATGCCGCACTGGGAGATCAACTGGCGCTGGATGCATCACATTCGTCCGATAATGATGGAATCATTGCACAGTATGATTGGAAAATTGACGGAAAAAAAATCGGAACGACGCCGATTGTTACCGCAGCGAATCTTTCCGCAGGGACTCATACTGTTGATCTCATGATCACTGACAATTCGCAAACAGCATCCCAATCCGTGAGCAAACAAACAACGGTGCGAATTAATTCAAAACCAAATCCGGTTTTTTCATTACCGGAATTACTCTATGAAGATGAAATCATTACACTGAAACCGGAAATACGAACTGATGCAGACGGTGACGCATTGAAGTTCTCTTGGAGAGTCAATGGAACTGTTGTTTCTCCGGATTCTGTGCGCTTCTCTGCCGGGAGAATGATCGTAACGTTAACGGCGGACGATGGAAGAAATGTTCGGAATTCGGTTGACTCCGTCCAAAAAGAATTCTTTGTCATCGCTAAACCCAATCTTGAAATCGAATATCCAAAAGAATGGATCATCGGCACAGAGATCAATGCAAACCAATTGTACGGCAACGGAATGATTAATTTTCTGATCAATAATCGCAGTGAGTCATCTTGGAAACCGATGACCTCCGGGAAACAATCCACTGCCATTGCATGGACTCCCAAAGAGAAACCGTTGGCACAAACATCATTCGATATCATGGCATGGGATTCGTTAAGATTCTCGGAAAAGCCGGAGACGCAAAATATTATTTGGAATCCGTCAAATCCAACGGTTATTCTTCACGCTCCTAATGTAAATCGTCCCGATAATGCAAACATAATCTATGAATGGCGAAAGGGAAAAGATTCATTTGGTGTAGGAAAAGTTGTTGACGGACTATTAAACAAAGGAAAAAATGTTTTTACCGTCCGAGCAATCGATCAGGATATTCAAGGTGCGCATCCGGTAGAGATTGATGTCGTCGTCAACTGCGAGTATTGA
- a CDS encoding FecR domain-containing protein, with product MMKYCFFIFVFVCVQCTSAQITFSSGDINKKTVELTGDASAWAVVVAFAEQNVESNSFTLSNDALKQIKTFSQLHKKIKEGKEFFHKLLKAGARVFAPEELQKATSFGVDYDTYVQAGNFTELTKSGGLYLQSLENIRKEIEKKRNEDIDALIAEKNGEVNRRKGFLGEWKGANKGDMLAQADGIKTGDASFAQLAFTDGVEVMVDPNSTVVIRESKMDKLDQSIRRDIALVKGSLLTKLTESAKERNNFTFQAGTSESQVRSGKFWASAVEERRIKLSNYDGTMDVTANKAKVKLRSNEGTVVEKGKDPLPPVQLLSPPQLAWNGIDSVIYSDNLSLKWNTIAASTGYKVELCKTKEFNTTIKNFTTVQPLLKLEHIELGVVFVRLTALDRFGLRGMESPAYKILRVEDKLPPAIYVEAWETDRRYTALPRLTINGSTEADATFIVNGKVTPLDENGTFSLNVSAELAEKKITLKSIDRSGNARERILSIVQIDTNRVNKIDWNCPVEGITLSPTTEEISASGTAYPSMKVTVKHAEQSSVVQTDSQGNWAVSLKHIKGAQLTLVFESISDNIVVASKIYQVE from the coding sequence ATGATGAAATATTGTTTTTTCATTTTTGTGTTCGTCTGTGTCCAATGCACATCCGCACAGATCACATTTTCTTCGGGCGATATCAACAAAAAAACGGTTGAATTAACCGGAGATGCCTCTGCGTGGGCTGTAGTCGTTGCGTTTGCGGAACAGAATGTTGAATCGAATTCTTTTACCCTGTCCAACGATGCGTTGAAACAAATTAAAACGTTCTCACAGCTTCACAAAAAAATAAAAGAGGGGAAAGAATTCTTTCATAAATTATTAAAAGCCGGTGCTCGGGTTTTCGCACCGGAAGAATTGCAAAAGGCAACATCATTTGGAGTAGATTACGATACATATGTGCAAGCGGGAAATTTTACCGAGTTGACAAAATCCGGCGGGTTGTATCTGCAGTCACTGGAAAACATCCGTAAAGAGATTGAAAAAAAACGGAATGAGGATATCGACGCACTAATTGCCGAAAAAAATGGGGAGGTGAATCGACGAAAAGGATTCCTCGGAGAATGGAAAGGGGCAAATAAAGGAGACATGCTTGCCCAAGCGGATGGCATTAAAACGGGAGATGCCAGTTTTGCACAGCTTGCATTCACCGACGGCGTTGAAGTAATGGTCGATCCGAACTCCACTGTGGTGATTCGCGAATCAAAAATGGATAAACTCGATCAAAGTATCCGCCGCGACATTGCACTGGTCAAAGGAAGTCTACTCACCAAATTGACCGAAAGCGCAAAAGAACGGAACAATTTTACGTTTCAAGCAGGAACATCGGAATCACAAGTTCGCTCCGGAAAATTTTGGGCGAGCGCTGTGGAAGAACGACGGATAAAACTTTCCAATTATGACGGCACAATGGATGTCACCGCAAACAAGGCAAAAGTAAAATTACGATCCAACGAAGGAACCGTCGTCGAGAAAGGAAAAGATCCTCTCCCGCCAGTTCAACTGCTTTCCCCTCCGCAGCTTGCCTGGAACGGAATCGATTCCGTAATCTATTCTGACAATCTTTCGTTGAAATGGAATACCATTGCGGCATCCACCGGATACAAAGTTGAACTGTGTAAAACGAAAGAGTTTAATACGACAATCAAAAATTTTACAACAGTCCAACCTCTTTTGAAGTTAGAACATATTGAACTTGGTGTCGTATTTGTTCGATTGACAGCTCTCGATAGGTTCGGCCTTCGCGGAATGGAAAGCCCGGCGTACAAAATACTCCGCGTTGAAGACAAACTGCCGCCGGCAATCTATGTTGAGGCATGGGAAACTGACCGCCGATATACCGCTCTTCCCCGCCTCACAATCAATGGAAGCACTGAAGCAGATGCAACGTTTATAGTAAACGGGAAAGTGACTCCACTTGACGAGAACGGAACATTTTCATTGAATGTTTCTGCTGAACTGGCAGAAAAAAAAATCACATTGAAATCAATTGACCGATCCGGAAATGCTAGAGAGCGAATCCTTTCAATAGTACAGATCGATACAAACAGAGTGAACAAAATTGATTGGAACTGTCCTGTTGAAGGGATAACATTATCCCCGACGACGGAAGAGATCTCGGCAAGCGGAACAGCTTATCCATCAATGAAGGTGACAGTGAAGCATGCGGAACAAAGTTCCGTTGTGCAAACCGACTCACAAGGAAATTGGGCTGTCTCTCTAAAACATATAAAAGGTGCACAATTGACGCTGGTTTTTGAGTCAATTAGTGATAATATTGTAGTCGCTTCAAAAATTTATCAGGTAGAATAA
- a CDS encoding ATP-binding protein has product MTVFSRFSFHHRIFVLVGLFVVISIGVMWFFIRPLYERQVVEERTTVVQQLQHFAIRSIDEKLEQWINIAQYLGWNLQTRPSDVNVLIRQQIAFDTSLIQIIVSSPELSDEFIATSSSQPTFTFTGSNDSWIVSQRDTSISTLWVNDTSADQLIFGIQKRVLIDAKTIYLTMFADSKYLLRQLDKLPIGGAFAVQVGGKDGFIYRNDSVTFPIVSESWQNLTVMQDVLVQTTEWKILFSKFSAVPMYLLIGIPKEVIIQPVKNLLLYSITIVLSLTSLVVIFGWIFSHQLSKPVTQLVHDVEQLKTLDFSRPITVPKLREIASVAATVESMRTVLERYQRINVEKIIFEEWKNKFFLAHSEDGICITDGNGSFTFMNDRFIQVNDELQKSAPVQNKQELFAHPNIERSKETSREELSGPYRISFTQKEIKVIFMNGEPQYFSLHDVTIDRDTEQLGSLIVLHDLTNDRMIDKMKTEMMNFIVHELRNPLNSIMGFTSFMVDEPDMSLEERMEYTRIIRESSKTMNQLVNRFLDVQRLESRTVDYHKEMTDLVSMAKAVCDSQKPQLAAKSIALTFSAEEGIPHTTVSPELMREAFLNLVSNAIKYGDENRTINVELKQKDDHILFIITDHGYGISAEDQQKLFSKFFRVTSNKKAATQIGTGLGLAHVKEVMTFHKGLVALESNSNIGCKFTLSIPIV; this is encoded by the coding sequence ATGACAGTATTCTCACGATTCTCCTTTCATCATCGCATTTTTGTCCTTGTTGGGCTATTTGTCGTCATTTCCATCGGTGTCATGTGGTTCTTCATCCGTCCACTCTATGAACGGCAGGTTGTGGAAGAAAGAACAACGGTCGTTCAACAACTGCAACATTTTGCCATCCGATCAATCGACGAAAAATTGGAGCAATGGATTAACATCGCACAGTATCTTGGATGGAATCTCCAGACCAGACCAAGCGACGTTAATGTATTAATTCGGCAACAGATCGCATTCGATACTTCGCTTATACAGATTATTGTTTCATCTCCCGAACTTTCAGATGAATTTATCGCCACGAGTTCTTCTCAACCCACTTTTACTTTCACCGGCAGCAATGATTCGTGGATCGTTTCGCAAAGAGATACCTCCATCTCAACTCTGTGGGTGAACGATACCTCAGCGGATCAACTGATCTTCGGCATTCAAAAAAGAGTTCTTATTGATGCCAAGACAATCTACCTTACGATGTTTGCGGATTCAAAGTACTTGCTTCGACAACTGGATAAATTGCCCATTGGAGGAGCATTTGCTGTTCAAGTCGGCGGAAAAGATGGATTCATTTACAGAAACGATTCCGTTACATTTCCGATCGTGTCTGAATCGTGGCAGAACCTGACAGTGATGCAGGACGTTCTTGTTCAAACGACCGAATGGAAGATTCTATTCTCAAAATTCTCTGCCGTTCCGATGTATTTATTGATCGGAATTCCCAAAGAAGTGATCATTCAGCCGGTGAAGAACTTGTTATTATATTCTATTACTATTGTCCTCAGCCTTACCTCGCTTGTGGTGATCTTTGGATGGATTTTTTCACATCAACTTTCGAAACCAGTGACACAGCTAGTTCATGATGTTGAACAATTGAAAACATTGGATTTTTCCCGGCCGATTACCGTACCAAAATTACGTGAGATTGCATCTGTCGCTGCAACAGTTGAATCGATGCGGACAGTATTGGAACGGTACCAGCGCATCAATGTTGAGAAGATTATCTTTGAAGAGTGGAAGAATAAATTTTTCCTCGCGCACAGTGAGGATGGCATTTGCATTACAGACGGTAACGGTTCCTTCACCTTCATGAACGACCGTTTTATCCAGGTGAATGATGAACTGCAGAAATCCGCGCCGGTGCAGAACAAACAGGAGCTCTTTGCCCATCCAAACATCGAACGGTCAAAAGAAACATCACGTGAAGAGCTTAGCGGACCATACAGAATCTCATTCACTCAAAAGGAGATCAAAGTCATTTTTATGAATGGCGAGCCGCAGTATTTCAGCCTGCACGATGTGACCATCGATCGCGACACCGAACAATTGGGATCGCTCATTGTTCTTCATGACTTGACGAATGACCGAATGATCGACAAGATGAAAACCGAAATGATGAACTTCATTGTCCACGAATTGCGAAATCCGTTGAACAGCATCATGGGATTCACATCGTTTATGGTAGATGAACCCGACATGAGTCTTGAAGAGCGGATGGAATACACTAGAATTATTCGGGAAAGCAGCAAGACGATGAACCAGCTCGTCAATCGTTTCTTGGATGTCCAACGTTTAGAATCCCGCACGGTTGACTATCATAAAGAAATGACTGATCTGGTATCGATGGCAAAAGCCGTTTGTGATTCACAAAAGCCTCAGCTGGCTGCAAAATCAATTGCGTTGACATTTTCCGCGGAGGAAGGAATCCCTCACACAACTGTTTCTCCCGAACTCATGCGGGAAGCATTTTTAAATTTAGTCTCCAATGCAATCAAATACGGCGACGAAAACAGAACAATCAATGTTGAGTTGAAACAAAAGGATGATCACATCCTTTTTATCATTACTGATCACGGTTACGGCATCTCTGCCGAAGATCAGCAAAAATTATTTTCTAAATTTTTCCGTGTAACATCAAATAAAAAAGCGGCAACACAGATCGGAACCGGACTGGGCCTTGCTCACGTAAAAGAAGTGATGACGTTCCATAAAGGACTTGTCGCACTCGAGTCAAACTCGAACATCGGCTGTAAATTCACATTATCGATTCCTATCGTATGA
- a CDS encoding VUT family protein: protein MIFALIYILATLAANYTATWFIHFPFFGQVSIATFIFGITFTARDRVHSKLGRKNVYIMIVVAAALNLIVTVIGGVEWRIVAASLIAIILAETADTEIYQHFIKNTWGMRVLKSNSVSIPLDSLLFNLIAFAGLFSNMEIVSIIFGEIVFKGVVSAITALRPFEYFRAASLSEDQH from the coding sequence ATGATTTTTGCTCTTATTTATATTCTCGCAACACTTGCCGCAAATTATACCGCAACGTGGTTTATCCATTTTCCATTTTTTGGCCAGGTCTCCATCGCAACGTTTATTTTTGGTATCACATTTACGGCACGCGACCGTGTCCATAGCAAGCTGGGACGAAAAAATGTCTATATCATGATTGTCGTTGCTGCGGCATTAAATCTGATCGTCACGGTAATTGGCGGGGTTGAATGGAGAATTGTCGCGGCCTCTTTAATTGCTATCATTCTTGCGGAAACAGCCGATACGGAGATTTATCAACACTTCATCAAAAATACGTGGGGAATGCGAGTTTTAAAAAGTAATTCTGTCAGTATCCCCCTTGATAGTCTTCTGTTTAATCTTATTGCATTTGCCGGTCTCTTTTCCAATATGGAAATTGTTTCCATTATTTTCGGCGAGATTGTTTTTAAGGGAGTTGTCAGTGCCATCACAGCCCTTCGACCGTTTGAGTATTTTCGTGCTGCTTCATTATCAGAAGATCAGCATTAA
- the fni gene encoding type 2 isopentenyl-diphosphate Delta-isomerase, with product MKKRTTTSRKRDHVELTIKKDVAFRAKTSGFEEWEFVHNALPEIDFSEIETSSDFLGKKLSFPLMISCMTGGYPEAEKINRQLAEVCEEYHLAMGVGSQRQAMEDSTYHSSFSIARKAAPSIPLIGNIGAPEVAKLNDVSPILKLAELIRADAFAVHLNPLQEFLQPEGNTNFRGVLNGIETLVKKMPIPIIVKEIGAGISKDVAERLINVGVRYIDVAGAGGTSWAGVEILRHTKEEQADWDPFWDWGMRTTDALQDVVHLKKRIPELTVVSSGGIVHGLDCAKSIALGADITSSARPMLKALVSGGKKKLRKKIEQWMREYTGAMFLIGVSSTTQLRNSNALQRKK from the coding sequence ATGAAAAAGCGAACAACAACTTCCCGCAAACGCGATCATGTTGAATTGACGATCAAAAAAGATGTTGCGTTTAGAGCTAAAACGTCGGGATTTGAAGAATGGGAATTTGTTCATAACGCGCTTCCGGAAATAGATTTTAGTGAGATAGAAACCTCGTCCGATTTTCTCGGAAAAAAATTATCATTTCCGCTGATGATTTCCTGTATGACAGGGGGTTACCCTGAAGCGGAAAAGATCAACCGTCAATTAGCGGAAGTATGTGAAGAGTATCATCTGGCAATGGGTGTCGGAAGTCAGCGTCAAGCAATGGAAGATTCCACATATCATTCTTCATTTTCCATTGCAAGAAAAGCTGCTCCGTCTATTCCGTTGATAGGAAATATCGGCGCACCGGAAGTAGCAAAACTAAACGATGTCTCACCGATATTAAAACTTGCGGAATTAATCCGGGCAGATGCTTTTGCCGTTCATCTTAATCCATTACAGGAATTTCTGCAGCCGGAAGGGAATACAAACTTTCGCGGTGTGTTGAACGGCATTGAAACATTAGTGAAGAAAATGCCGATCCCTATTATTGTGAAAGAAATTGGCGCAGGCATTTCAAAAGATGTTGCGGAACGATTAATAAATGTTGGAGTACGGTATATTGATGTTGCAGGTGCCGGAGGAACAAGTTGGGCGGGAGTGGAGATTTTGCGACATACTAAAGAAGAGCAGGCAGATTGGGATCCATTTTGGGATTGGGGAATGAGAACAACCGATGCATTGCAAGATGTTGTTCACTTAAAAAAGAGAATTCCTGAACTGACAGTTGTTTCATCTGGCGGCATCGTTCATGGACTTGATTGCGCAAAGTCGATCGCGCTCGGAGCAGATATAACATCATCAGCACGGCCAATGTTGAAGGCGTTAGTGTCCGGCGGCAAAAAAAAATTACGAAAAAAAATTGAACAATGGATGCGGGAATATACCGGTGCCATGTTCTTGATTGGCGTATCTTCAACAACACAATTACGAAACAGTAACGCATTGCAGCGAAAAAAATGA